The nucleotide window CTCCTCCCCATCATGCCCCTGAGATTCCTCCCCATCATGCCCCTGAGACTCCTACCCATCATGCCCCTGGGACTCCTTCCCATCATGCCCCTGAGATTCCTCCCCATCATGCCCCTGAGATTCCTCCCCATCATGCCCCTGAGATTCCGTCCCACCATGCCCCTGAGATTCCTCCCCATCATGCCCCCAACAATCCTCCCCATCATGCCCCCAACAATCCTTCCCATCATGCCCCTGAGATTGCTCCCCATCATGCCCCTGAGACTCCTCCCCAACATGCCCCCAACAACCCTGCCCACCATGGTATCCCAGACCCCCCTCCTCACCCTGAGCCGGACCTTGGTTCCACACATGATCGCAATCCTCCTTCTCGGCAGGATCCAACGCCTCACGCTAAACATGATGCAAAACCTGATCACCGCGACTCCCGTCCCAAGGCAGCCTCCAGCCACCACCCCCGTCCGGCCCACACACGCGCCCCTCACCACAAGGAGCCGAGACAGGAGACACCGGTCGACTGTCATCATAACGTCATGTGCCGCCTGACTGAATGGGAAGCTGGACATAGTAAAGCACTTCTGAAGTTTTATGTTTAATCCCTTTTAAACCTCAGCTACTGTTGTTACAAAGATCTGATGCATGTACTGTTGTTTCTTACAGAATGATGTGAATATGTCATATGATGTAATGTATACATTATATTTCGTATCCCAATTTTTAAGTACTAGTCTCTTCATAATGCTCTGCATTTTCAATGTAGTCACTTGCTGTGACCACATTTCttcaatgtttgtgtgtgtgtgtgtgtttacgtgtgtgtgtgtatgtgtgcctacgtgtgtgtgtgcgtgtgtgtgtgtgtatgtgtgtgtgtgtacaattgtgtgtgtgtgtgcacaataAATATGCTCATGTGTGTataaatgtgtgtatgtgtgactgTATTACATGAAAATTCCAAAATGCACAAATTCCCAAATTCTGGGCTAACAAAACCTCTGATATCTCTGCCCGTTCCAGAAGTGATCAACGGCCTCCCAGCTGACCCAACCGTCCGACACCTCCTTGAGGCTGTGGCCTGGCTCATGATGATCGGGGCGCTTTGTATGATCTTCTGCTTCTGCTACCTCTTCCGTCGAGTGGAGCCTCCGAAGGAAGAGGAAGGCAAGGAATCTGATGCCCCTGGGGACGAGAAGGGTCCACCCGCGATATTCGATGTGGAGACAGAGATGGATGGAAAGGAGAAGCTCCCGCCTGCGGCGTTCGTGGAGGCCGGAGACTACTCAGACCCCTGGAGCGATCGTGACGACGTCGTCATCAACCCCGCGGAGCTGAAGGCGCTCATGGCCAAACTCCAGGAGGAGGAGAACACCATCAAGGGATAGTGCAACAGCAACAGAAACTCCAAAATGCACAAGTTTTGAATATCGAAATTGTTCAAAATTCTCACCACACTCCAAGAATTCTTGCTTTGGAACATGCAGGTGCAAGTTAGATGCAAAACCCGAGCCATACATGAGCTTCATGTTCTAAATTCCCCATGAACGTATTGAAAAAGACCAAATGGATGTTTTCGAcataaacaaaaatcaaattttatttctgttgcttttttgcagcattttgtcCAGTTGATAATGAAACTTTTCATAACTAAGATCCATCAAGATGGTGGcaaaaaaaggtgaaaatatCTTGCTAGAAAAATGGGAAACATTGTGTCAATGAAAGCATTTAATTTGTATTGTAAATCGAAATACAATGAATCACTTCAAATGCCATGATGATACTGCTTTGTTGAAGATTCTGAagagctgttgttgttttgctagACCCAGAACTAGATTTTAATGCAGTAGATCTCATTTAATATTAATTGTGTAATTACTGATTCTAAAAGCTTGATTTTTATCAGATGACAATTGGAAATACTTTGCATGTAGTGCTTTTCAAATCACTCACAGggaaaatgctttaaaaaaatctacatcCTAATAGACAGATTATCCAGGTTTAAAGGTAGAGCAAAGTGAAATCATTTCAGCTTAGTCTTTGTGACTGTACAAAATATTTAAAAGCTATGCTATGCTGTGCTTTAATTTAAATTTACATTTCAAATTCTCTTCTTGCATATTGTATTCAGGAATGGAGATTTGTATCAACATAACAGATTGTAACCACAATTACAGTAAGAAAGTAATTAAGTATAGCCAAAAAGCTTCAATTCTTCATCTTTTAAAAATGTGTTGGTGTTATAGTAGCTAAGTTAAACATTAACATACAAGCAAAGAACCACAACATTTGACAACACTAGACACTTCACATAGACTTGTATTCAGATTTCCACAAAATACATTTCACATCCATACGGAAATATATTCACTTCACAAGTGTTAAGAGAACGACTGATTATCATCACACATCTTGGAATAAATATTAATATTAAACACATTGCTGTACAGAATGATTCTTGTATCCTTTTTCACAAACTGGTCACACAAACTTAAACTTTCATTATTCTGATGGTTACTAAGGTACACTGATCATGACTGACTGTGCCCCTCTAGAAGAGGAGACCCATTAGCCAGTGTAACACAGGTTACATTGTCTAtagacctactctccaagcagaggttggtggggaagattgtgacttttTTATCCTATGCCCCATTTTTTGTCGGCTCTCCCCACCTTGAGAGAGGTGGGAGAgccgacgaaaaacggggcataggattaaaaaagtcacaatcttccccaccaacctctgcttggagagtagtctagACCAAGGGACAAATTGACTATGTTGGTGGCTATCCAACTAGTATATGGCACACAAGGTTAACATCgactacgatggacgaacatcatatGGCACACATTGGTTACATGTCAGGTTTCCGATTTTGAGATCAAAATGTAGCTTAGCTTTGACAGGGTAATGTTGTCTGCTATTTATAGTCTTCTAATCAGACAACACAAGGTGCTAGATGTTAGGTTAACTGCAGTAGGACTGAGATTTATCCACGGAACGTCCCTTTCAAGACAGTAGTTTATCTGGTTTACAAAACTTGCTACATATAAGAGGAAGGTTACTTCTAACAACACTGACTTTTCCTTGCCAAATTTTCTGTCtaactgttaacgttacaatCTTCTATCCCATCCATACAAAAACTGGTTGGTCCCTTGAATTCAAAAACatctttgatacaaaaatacagCATAAATTAGATTACATACACATGAACCTTTTCTTTTTACTCAGTCAATGGTCACCACGTAACAAGACCTGAAGGTCACTTCAAGGTGTGACACAAAGGGCACTCCAAGGTCATGGGTCACATTATAtatattacagtaactgttacagaaaCTCccaggtcagaaacatcatgagacAAGCTCAACTGCTCAATAAGAGTGAGGACTAACTgacccaataggagaagcaggggttacgaaggctgcttggGGAATTCCCTACCTGTAGAACACTTATCAATATAGACACAGAATGGGTTACAGGCACACACTGGACATTTCATAAAAATCATTTAGTCTACAATCTCCCAAATACGGGATAATGGCTTGCAAAATTGCCTTTCCTTTAAGTAAAGTTAACCCTCAAAATGACAGTTAATATTTGGGCATTTTGTCAAAAGATTGCCTTTCTGCCAAATACCAATGAAGGTATTTTCACATCAACAAATGTGACAATTATGTGCAAATATTGCACAACGTTTAGTATCTAATAAATAGTGCACACATCACATCATAAACTTTTCCAATGTTCAATTCTTTGACAACAATCTATCTCACCAACATTCAAGATTTGAgaagttttaaaaaagtttatttgattttgataaTGAAGTGATGTTGTATTCAATTAATTTTGTCAAGAATtcaaatgtacatgattgtaatgGTATTCAATTATAACATTGCCTTTTTAAGCCGATACTTACTATCCTTTTTCCACATGTTGTGATCTTACAAAAAATCTAAGGCATTTAAATTGCCTTATACATAACTTTTACTCACCAAATATGGCAATACAGCAACATGAAGTATTAATTTCCATTTGTATAAGATACATGTTATTTTGCCAGCCCTGTATCTTTGGACATTGCAGTCAAACCTATACagtcaagtgaccacctcttcataaggaccacctggccaaagtgacacaagcattaagaatcctgtttaGTATATTGAGTGACCTTTCCACATAGACCCTATGGTTTGGTCCCCTGAgaggtcttcttggacagttttgactgttgCAACAATGTTTTTTTAGGGCCCTCTACCACACTTTTGACAAAACTGACAAACTTTCCACACAGAAAAACATAATCAAGCCTCACATTGATAAAATACATCACTGGCACTGGCATGATGTATAACTCAACATTGGACATAACTTATATAAGAAAAGCATACAATTCATAAAAAGTTCACGGCACTCCCCATTCAACAAATTGCCAACATTGTGCATTTCACTTGAAATAAATATTCCTTTCTCTATAGCTGTTCATTATTTTGAATTATTAAAGGAAACTACACTTTGTGACATCAAGTTTGCCTCTGCTTTTAGTCAATTTGTTCCatatgctttttttttacatttcatagTTCCAGCctaatgtttgatttttgtaattttttgacTGTCAATTTGTTTTTGTGCTcttgttgattttgatttgtaATTAGAATGTCAAGCGGTTTCAAAATCCCCACAGAGGGTTCACCTTCATCTCCATAGTAAGAACTGCTTTTGCTTCTGGGTCCCCTGAAACAGAAAGAAGAGCAATTTGTCACTGTGATTCAATCATTCATAAAAAAATGGGCACGACTGCATGACAAGTTGCTAAAAGCAATTTCCTGTCTGGTGCAGGAAATCAACATCATTTCCTCAATTTCTatcacatgcatacatgtatatcaatctGAGGAAAAGTTGTCACTCTCTGATACTGACAACTAGAAGGTACAGGCATTTTTCCTGACTCTGTATTAAACTTATTTTTCGattaaactttgttttctttgaatcaTGACAACACTTCTGACAAATAAATTGGCCAATTTAGACATTTTCTAACATAAAAGTGTATCATGGTCTACGTCATGtctttgatacatgtaagtctCATGTTTGTCTTCATGTTTGAAAGCTCAGTACAAAATAGGAatttggagttttcttttacgCATTGCCAACCACTGATGTCTCTCACCTTCTTAATATGTTTTGATGCCTATCAGAcatcttcttcagagcttctgacttaGGAAAGCACACTCAAGTCTGAAACTCTTAGAAAGATGTCTGATAGGCATTGAAACGGaagcaggtgagagacattactggttgtgtaaaagaaaactcgaatatcctatattctatcaaccttatgaaattatttttggaagtTCCTCAGTACGAAATAGCCTGAGTGTCGTCCTGTTCCAGTTCCAGGCTTTGCTTTCACCAATTGAACAAGGAgtgcctggaactgaaacaggatggtactcaggctaggtacGAAATAGATGTTGCTGAAATACCTACCCATCTAACCCCAGCCTTGAGCACCTCCCATGTAAACCTGACCCTGAGATGTCGTCTCCACTCCGGGTTCCTCTTGATGAGGATGCTGCCCACGATGCTGTCTCCCCCCTCCACTGCAGTGGGCTGGTCCATCATGAACAGATCCTGCTTCCAATGAGTCATCCTgacaacaaaaatcaatctgTTTCTAAGAGATTCATGATATTGGAAGTTACAAATCAACAGTTAGCAAGACCATACAGGGTGACGCTTGTCGTAGACATGTATCAGTTTCTTAGGGATCTATGTGTacatgaacgtgtgtgtgtgtgtttctttgtgtgtgtgtgtgtgtctgtgtttgtgtgtgtgtgtgtgtctgtgtgtgtgtgtgtgtctgtatgtatgtgtgtgtatggtaCGATAACTTGGCTTTAAGCCTTTATATAAAGGAGGTCAAGATCGTGATCATAACAAGACTTAGTAATACATATTCAAAGCCCCAATTGACACAAATGGTACAATCCTAATGACAGTGCTAAGCTTCAAACTGATGACATTTTCTAGCTTGCACATAAGATTATCATTTTCTCTTGATAGATTTTCTTCCTGGATATACAGTCCTGATCATGACTTACTCATGTTCTGGTCCAGTATTCAGCACCACCGGTGGCTCTGTTGAGGGGAATCCTCCAAAGTCTACACTGAACCAGGAGGCAAAGCCATGGAAGGTTCCCTCGCGAGTCACTTGGAACTCAAAATCTTGTGAGatctcctgaaaaaaaaattgtcagcaAACAATGTTATTCCTTACTGGCTTAAGgaatgtgaaaacaaaaataaaacgtttcatcaggttggtaagtcattgaATGAAAACTAAAAGACTCTTTTGTTAAAACGTCAGTTGTTCTAGAGTCTTTTCAAATGTTAGTTGTTTTAATCAAACAAtgtttcggtgactgtctgtcactttcctcagggcagatctgactggttcacttgcACTGCACctataggtgttgctgcttacagGTGCATATATCTCTGCGTGTAGCGCTTTTCAAATCACTTACAGGGAacttttagcactctgaagccatttggcacccaattccctattggttacagagttaggcagcagggagaaggttaagatagaTAAACATCCTACTAGAGAGCTTATCCTAGTTTAAAGGTAGAGCAAAGTGCTGAACACCAGGTTGTTTATCCAGTATCACGCACTTGAGCACTAGGTACCAGGGGCCAAGACCCCGGTTGTAGTTTTCCTCTCTGCAAAGATAGTTCTGagttctgtcaatacaacacgtgagTTCAGTAGACGTGTGTGAGTTGTGATCTTTAcctaaattacatgtaacacaggtttgactgtattaggcCTTACCTCGAGCTCCTCCACCCTGAACCTCTTCATGTCCATGACCAGCACAGTCTCCCACTCCGCCAGACAGTCCTGCAGATCCAGCTCATGGTTAAAGATGGGGCGGCCAAAGAACTCCTTCTTAGCTGATGGACTGAAAAGAGACAAGAACATTTCTTTATATGTTATTGATAACACTATTAACAGGGCATATGATAACTTAATTGCAAAATCATGCCTGacggctaattgcaaacaaagcAAACCAAAACACTTGAATGTTCACAACGTGTGTATGCTTAACAGAAGGAAAATGAATCATGCGAATTAAGAGCGAAATGACAACTATTCTAAATGGTTTCTAGTTAAGCTACTTGAGCGGTTTGACTTCCTTTTTCCATGCAGTGAAAGATGAATTGCCCAATATTTTGGTGGAAAAACCAGTTGGACAACTTAAGCAAGAATATAGTTTAATTTTTGTTGATTGGTAAGGTATGGAAAGGTAACCCCAATTCGCAATTACTTACATGAGAGGTGAAAAGTCAAACCCGTACTGGTCTTCCCAGCATGCAATTTTCTCATCAAACTGCGCCTGTGCGCGGCAGGGTGCGAGGTAGAGTTTGGCGTGGGACGGCCACATCACCCCGCCTTTGGCCAAGAACTTGTCTCTTGCTATCAGCACTGATTCCACCATCAATTCAAACTACAGAGGGAAAATAAACGATATCAAACAGAGACATTATGtacagaaaacagaacaagatTACAGTATGATAAATCAAAGCAGTTGGTTTAAAGTGTAAAGTTACCATTCAGTAGTACAACTAAATCAAGATAACATACTagtaacccccattaacattgCCGCGTTACATAGATCCGCCACTTTGCAAAACAGTTGGGTTTAAGAGATCTCAAGTGCAGccacccaggtatgcacagtttagatacaggggtgcattatactgggggacattgggttggagatctgtttgggtgTAATTATTTAGAGTGGCGGAATTATATAtcctggtggaatcatgttgGTAGATGTTATACAGAAATCAAATAATGATACTGCAGGTCAAACAGTAGATCAACTTAGATACGAAATAAATAAGATTTACCAGGAGAAGAGTTCCCATCCACTCGGAGATAATGAGGTCGACCTTCTCTGGCAGCGAGATGTTCTCCACCCTGTCGTGAACGACCTTAACCACGTCCCAGTACCCGTTATACAGCATCAGCTTCTTCGCCTTGTCTGCCATTCGACTGGCCTCAACAGCATAGATCTACAGCAGAACAACAAGAAATGTGTTCAGGATGGATCCATAAAGAGTAGAACAACAGCAAGAAATTTCTTAAGGATGTATTCATAAAATTGCAGGTTTCTTAGACATTGCAATTCAATGATTGGTCATTTGAGGGTGAGATgataaccaatcagcaccatggacagtggGGAGGTGTTAGCAATCAAGGTACTGTAAAAGGCGAAAAATTTGTGGGGATCTAATTTTTCAGtagtgagaaaatggagtgtttgcagttgttttaaGATCGcagctgaaacaagagggtagtTGGGaagaaggcaaaaaaaaaattttgcagtggtttaaaggTCGCATTAAAAAGATCACCGGGAAAACCACCAACATAAAACAACTGCAAGCATTTTCCCTTTACAGTATGTTACGTCACACATGACAAAGGACACAATCTTAGAAAATAGCTGGATTATTGAATTTGATTAGCTATATACAGATGGTATTTGACAAcacttgtctttttttgtgtgcaaagagGTTCCAAAAAATGTGGCTTCACTGCTTTTAAACATGGCAAGTACAAAGACAATGACATCGGCCAAAATATTGTGACAGACATAATTGCCTATTAAACATTGTTTTGCCATGACTTTTATCAAAGCCCCtttcacataaaaatcatgattttggaGAGCTTTACTGGAATTATAAAAGATGTAACAGTTATAAAATTGCGAGAGATGAATTTTACTGAGACATAGTTACTCACATATCATAATGTATGTGAACACTACTTTGATCCAGGTGGAAAATTTTCTGTAAACCTGTTCTGAGTAAAAGGGACCTTAGTCATCATACAGGGAACATTATGTCAATAGGCTTGTTACCTTTTTTGGCTGTGCGAATTGTGCACAGAACAGACTAAGGCGGCCCAGACCACAGCAAAGCTCctttagcttactcttcagtcAAGGATGAAATtaaagaagagaaaaagaaggaaggaagaaacaagaagcaGATGTAAATTGAGGCAGTGCAGAGGCTAGGCAAGAGGGTGGGCAAAGTTGTGAAGAATTAGGGATATTAATCAGCATTTCAAGTAACTTTGCCAGTAAAATATAAGTTTGAAACATCTAGTAGCCGATgagatagcctggatgccagacccccaatctctaaaatgtCTATCGAGTGGGGATAGAcgttttagagattgggggtctagCATCCAGGTTACCAAtaagaaaaaaggaaacattgcagaaaggctaagatacatgtagcatgcagaacaaaataattttttttgttcacaGCAGCTTTATGTTTCTTCCATGGCAACAGTAATATTAGAGATTATTAGAAGACCCCAAAACAAGAGAAGTCTCACCTTATTTGGCCTCCCATATCTTGCACAGAAGAGGCTGAGAATGCCAGTTCCGCAGCCCAGGTCCATGATGACCTTGTCCTTCAGGAAGTCTGCGTTCCTCTCGATGGCCGTCCTGTAGGCCAGAGTCCGTGGCTTGTCGTTCAGCATCTCTAGCTGAAGTTTCTGTGTTTGAAAGTGTACTACATTTAGGCAGTACTAACTAACATCAAAATAATATAAGCATGTAACTGTTACTGCTATAACATGAAATGTTTTAAGTTGAAATTCAGTAGCCAATCATTAAATCGTTATCGATACATATTAGATTAATAGTGATATAAAGACCATCAACTTTGTTCTGAAATACTTTAAAGTATAAATTTTGATAATGCAACAAGATGTGATAGATTTAGCATTTCTAATTGAAATTATTACATATCATAAAAAGCTATGAGTGAACATCTAGGAGATAATCCTTTAATGGAATATACTGCATTGCACTAAGCTTACAATCAATGACATTTCTGTAAAAGCATCTAAATATAATTGCAGCTTGCATGAGATTAAACCCCTGGTCTGCTTAGGTACCCATTTGGCACCTAATTTGTATTGTCTATGgggataggcagcagggagaaggttaaaaaaattcATAGTTTCTTACCAAAGAAGAGTAGGACCCGAAGTACTCCTCATCTTGCCAAAGCTCGCTTTCCAGCTCCTCCAAGGTCTTGGGGCTGACGTGATTGACAGGTAGGTAACCATAGCAACCATTAAGCTCCCCCCACCACCACTCTTCGCTGTTTTTGGAGATGACATGGATTTGGTCCCCTCTCTTAAAACTCAGCTGTAtgagaatgaaacaaaaaaacatcacaagCAAATCCCATTTGTAAAATTTCTTGATTTGATGgttgtttcagcaccaagggcagggatGGTGtataatatacaatatacattgcTGCTTAAAATAGAAATTTACAAACTGTCTATTCCCATGAAAGACACATCACTTAGACTGAATAGGGAATGTAATTTGGCAACTTGAAGTCACATGACAAACAAAAGCTATCTAACACCAAAAAAGCGGGACCATAacttgttcagaacacgagttctgctgcagtaccagtacCAAGAGAAGCCACTAAGACacctaaaattcaatcatttcCAGTGTTTCTCACACTCTACGAACACACAAAGTATGAAACCAAaccatccagccgttcttgagttattttgttCACCAACAGAGAGGCATGCAAATGctgctgaaaatataacctacatttcatggaggtgatAAATGGTTGATTAGTCTGGATCAGAATGATCACAGTAAAAGGGGTTGTGCAAagattttgtctttgttttctAAATATAATATTCATTCACATCAACTCAAAAAGTTACATCTTTAAAGTCTAATACAAACCTGGTTATTATCCAGTGCTGTGAAGCTGTCAAGAGCTGTCACAATTTCATCTAAAGCTGTCTCAACATCTTGTgcctgtgattgtgtgtgtgaatCCGACCCTGGTCCATTCTGCAATGCCTTGCTCTTTGTCTCTAATGTTCTTTCGTGTTGTTCTGGGTGATCTTTCCTCTCAGGCACATCCACTACAGCTCTGACAGGGTCTTtatcagttacttttcctgaaGGCTGGGGCTGGGTCTCCACTTTAGAAGgctgaagttcaagttcaataGCATCAGACTCTGTAGAAGGTGCACTTTCAATGCTTGGTTTAGCCTCCATTGCGTCCTGACGTTTCAACCCCAAAATGACAGTGGCTTCATGGTTATTTGGCACAGAGTTCCCATCTTCACTGTCAGTATCCAAGCAAATATTTCCGTTAGACAGGGTGCTGTTACCCATGAGACTTCTGTAGGAAGTTTTCCTGAGTTCACGGTGTCCATCATTAAGCTTACAGCCTGCTGTAGCTTGCTGTGTTGAAGGCATGGTCATCTCATTAAGGGACGACACAAGTCCATCTATGCAGCAACCGTCTCCTCGTGCATCCTTTCTGAGAGATGGCAGGGCTGTGTTTAGCTGGTGGCAGCTGTCATTCTTGCAGGGTCTTTCTTCCTTGCATGTTGTCGATGTTTCTTCGCCACAACACCCTGAGGAACAGCCTGCAGCACAATCCTGGCCCTCCTCCATTGTTTGCGTCACACGTCACATTGCTGATTACTTGATAGACATCATAACTCTATTCAGGAGTTAGCACCCTCTGTGCTACGGCTCTTGCTCGGTCATTCCTGTAAAtagaaaaaatgtgaaaaattctAGTGTAGGATAACACAATAAACTGCTTGACACTTTGCTATCAATTTGTTCCACATTTAAAATCTGCCTGCATAAATATAGGAGAATCCACTCCCTATtgaatttcacatttttcaacaaactaaataaataaacactaCCTGGTGCAGCAAAAATAGCTTGCGAGTTGCAGCAATACATGTGTCAAATGAAAGTGCAATTACACACCCATATGAGCTCTTCATATGTATGTGAGCCTACCATATGCAAGTGCGCTTCGCTAACAACGTCCTCTCTGCACACAATATCAGTACTAGTAAACACAATTTAGGTTCAGCCTGCGATAAGCAAGAAGCAGATGGTACCAGCCTGAAATAAATGAGGCTGTCACAGCCGGATCAAGTGGCATTAGACGAAGATAAGTGATCCCCATGTGTCAAACATGGCGCTCAGGGCAGCGATAAAGATAACCTAACAAGGAACTCGTCTCTTTTTGGACCCTGACCCCAAATTCTGCCACCAGCCATTTTACGACATGGCTGTCACAAACACTTAGCTAGTAGTTATAATCAGACCTAACACTAGTTGAATTAGAAATGGTAATTTAGTTAATAATTTTGATACTTATTTGtttactttatttgttttttgtacAGTTGTATTATTGCAATAATCATTACAAATGTAGCCTGTGGGCATGAACTGCAATTACAGTCAATGCTGGATGTTGTATCAAGGATAATTGAGCACGAAAATTAATAAAGCCGCAAGTTATCAAAAAAATAAATTACTGTAGCATCCTGCTACCCATTATAGAAGCTTGTTTAGTTGATCATTTTGTTACTCATTTGTTAACTTTACTTGTTATTTGTACTGTTGTATGATTGCAATAATCATTACAAATGTAGCCTGTGCCATGGGCATGGACTGCAATTACAGTAACTACTGGATGATGTTGTATCAAGGATAATTGAGCAACAAAATTAATAAAAAGCTTATCAAAAAAGTAAGCAATTACTGTAGCATCCTGCTACCCATGATATAACCTTGTTAGATACCACcagaacaaaatgaaacatttaTCTTATAATATGATTGTATCTTTAAttaaaagtttgatagaatcaaactctgcataattgatgagtACATTCTGATTTTGATGTGAGTACGTGAGGACCCTGTGACTGCCTGGAATTAGTGCTCATATATCATCTACAGGGTTACAGCCTTACAGGGATATATTTGGCTTCCTGCATTGCTCCTATCTTAGGCCATATCAATGATGTTTTTTGGTTCTTGCTTTCCTCAAATTTATAAGAGAATAAGTTATACTACAGTGCATATATAAATGCTCATCTTGTATTGCATGAATTGTAATGGTTTAACTTTTTATATGCTAACTTTGCTACTATTGTCAGGTCCGGGTGTGAATTTCAATGACAACATGATATTTCATGATAACATGTCTATATCTTAAACTCTTTTGGTGTCAGAGTGAAGAATGTTCTTGTCTTGATCCTAACATATCCTTGAATGATTAGAAATGGCATCAATGATTGTATTACACGGGAAACAAAATTACATTGTTGGAACTAATTTCTTGGGAGAGCATAATTCCCAGTAAATTGATTAGAGAAAAGAACGACACTAAAGGTTGTACAAGTACAAGTCACGAAGCTCTCTCTCAAGTCTGTATATCAAGCATTCACGTAAGATAGCTActgtacataccaaaaatcatgacaatccggATATCCGTCAACacatcttgagttattctctttcaaagtctgaaaccaTTCTGGCTCctgccattaaaaaaaaagccgctagggggctcaaacatacaccacttactctctgcctcaagagctatctataatctatcattttaaaaaaaatcatgacaaattaTGGCATGTCCAGGACA belongs to Branchiostoma lanceolatum isolate klBraLanc5 chromosome 15, klBraLanc5.hap2, whole genome shotgun sequence and includes:
- the LOC136420540 gene encoding endosialin-like encodes the protein MASGNNVLTVYVEEGGEERQEDTEEKDKKDDTKAEEKNEGDSVSLEVVSEDEEEVEKEEEEEEGRRTAKQNGTIVAMVVLKVFGLAFFINYLVNVAGKEAYDSCSVPGEKRQACGSWSTSERECIEMGCCYRSPFSVPNAPWCYHKASEEDTNNWFVGSLAGEDSSEETDPDKDTTSDIGAVLDWLLNTDQPSGDEEHMKETEDPTWVNPPGQPHHSSHQRSPDEGLTEYPASDGHDLMPPDHPRGPNCNNPPHHAPETPSHNAPDSPPHHAPEIPPHHAPETPTHHAPGTPSHHAPEIPPHHAPEIPPHHAPEIPSHHAPEIPPHHAPNNPPHHAPNNPSHHAPEIAPHHAPETPPQHAPNNPAHHGIPDPPPHPEPDLGSTHDRNPPSRQDPTPHAKHDAKPDHRDSRPKAASSHHPRPAHTRAPHHKEPRQETPVDCHHNVMCRLTEWEAGHKVINGLPADPTVRHLLEAVAWLMMIGALCMIFCFCYLFRRVEPPKEEEGKESDAPGDEKGPPAIFDVETEMDGKEKLPPAAFVEAGDYSDPWSDRDDVVINPAELKALMAKLQEEENTIKG
- the LOC136420541 gene encoding protein arginine N-methyltransferase 2-like isoform X2, with amino-acid sequence MEEGQDCAAGCSSGCCGEETSTTCKEERPCKNDSCHQLNTALPSLRKDARGDGCCIDGLVSSLNEMTMPSTQQATAGCKLNDGHRELRKTSYRSLMGNSTLSNGNICLDTDSEDGNSVPNNHEATVILGLKRQDAMEAKPSIESAPSTESDAIELELQPSKVETQPQPSGKVTDKDPVRAVVDVPERKDHPEQHERTLETKSKALQNGPGSDSHTQSQAQDVETALDEIVTALDSFTALDNNQLSFKRGDQIHVISKNSEEWWWGELNGCYGYLPVNHVSPKTLEELESELWQDEEYFGSYSSLKLQLEMLNDKPRTLAYRTAIERNADFLKDKVIMDLGCGTGILSLFCARYGRPNKIYAVEASRMADKAKKLMLYNGYWDVVKVVHDRVENISLPEKVDLIISEWMGTLLLFELMVESVLIARDKFLAKGGVMWPSHAKLYLAPCRAQAQFDEKIACWEDQYGFDFSPLIPSAKKEFFGRPIFNHELDLQDCLAEWETVLVMDMKRFRVEELEEISQDFEFQVTREGTFHGFASWFSVDFGGFPSTEPPVVLNTGPEHEMTHWKQDLFMMDQPTAVEGGDSIVGSILIKRNPEWRRHLRVRFTWEVLKAGVRWGTQKQKQFLLWR
- the LOC136420541 gene encoding protein arginine N-methyltransferase 2-like isoform X1; protein product: MEEGQDCAAGCSSGCCGEETSTTCKEERPCKNDSCHQLNTALPSLRKDARGDGCCIDGLVSSLNEMTMPSTQQATAGCKLNDGHRELRKTSYRSLMGNSTLSNGNICLDTDSEDGNSVPNNHEATVILGLKRQDAMEAKPSIESAPSTESDAIELELQPSKVETQPQPSGKVTDKDPVRAVVDVPERKDHPEQHERTLETKSKALQNGPGSDSHTQSQAQDVETALDEIVTALDSFTALDNNQLSFKRGDQIHVISKNSEEWWWGELNGCYGYLPVNHVSPKTLEELESELWQDEEYFGSYSSLKLQLEMLNDKPRTLAYRTAIERNADFLKDKVIMDLGCGTGILSLFCARYGRPNKSKLKELCCGLGRLSLFCAQFAQPKKIYAVEASRMADKAKKLMLYNGYWDVVKVVHDRVENISLPEKVDLIISEWMGTLLLFELMVESVLIARDKFLAKGGVMWPSHAKLYLAPCRAQAQFDEKIACWEDQYGFDFSPLIPSAKKEFFGRPIFNHELDLQDCLAEWETVLVMDMKRFRVEELEEISQDFEFQVTREGTFHGFASWFSVDFGGFPSTEPPVVLNTGPEHEMTHWKQDLFMMDQPTAVEGGDSIVGSILIKRNPEWRRHLRVRFTWEVLKAGVRWGTQKQKQFLLWR